The following nucleotide sequence is from Sphaeramia orbicularis chromosome 24, fSphaOr1.1, whole genome shotgun sequence.
ATAACATAGAAACACAGGATACTAACACCCTGCATCTTtgtttttctatgtgtgtgttggCCATGTTGCATATGTGTGTTAGTGATCTACTGTATAGGGTTTTACCTATGGAACGAAGAGACGCAGTGGGCGGGCCTCACTCTCGGCCTCTTTCTTCCGGGGACAGCAGTTCAGTTACTAAGTGTCAAATGGTACTATGATGACGGTGATGACAGGCGATGCTACCTTTCTGTCATACACATTCTACACTTGGGAATCTTCAAAAGGTGAGATCTTTGCACCAGTATCATTCAGTACTGGCAAATACACATCTGGAAATGTCATGATTTAAACAGGTGTCTCAGAAACACACTAACACCTAAATTAGATTTGTGCCTAACATATGCTCAGTGAGTATTATACTAATGTGTAAAAAAATGTAGTAAAAATTCTCTCCACGTTTCTGTGTCATTGAACCCTTCACCTGGAGACTACGGTACATCTCCAGcatctgtctctgtctccctctTCTGGCAGGTTATGGGACTGCATGAGGTCTGTGCTGCATATGCATGACTCAGTGGCTGAGCTTGGTGCGTCTGTCATGCAGCAGGCAGATGTTGCTGCCCTTTGGTTGCTGGAAGCACTCGTCCTCACTCTGCCTCAGAGCCTGCTGCAGGCGTATGTTGTAGTGTCCACAGATGTGGGCATTGACTCCCCAGGTATACTGACCTCAGCAAACACCCCTGGCTTTGTATTATGCTTGAGACATGTCATGTTAAGACATCTTTTTTCATACTCttctcattctgtttttttttttttttttttttttttttttaccttaagtTGCTTATTGCTGTGGACTGTGCgtactgtccatttcctgggccCTGGTGCTGTACAGCCGAGCATGCTGCTTGATCCGACCAGGCCACTTAGCCATGCCGCCAGCTGCCCTGTTGTGCCAGCTGGTGTGGAGGGCAGGCATGCTGGGCGCTAGGGTGACATGCCTCATGTTCTTCGCCAGGGTCTTTAACTGGTGGGTCTGTGGAGTAGCAGGTGAGCAGCAGAAGTATTAGCTAAACATAAGCTTTGAAAACATGATTGTGCAGCGGTTGTGGTTTCACTTACCATACTGATGTGAATCTGAACACTGAATCTCTAGTTGCTCCATGCATGCCTTTGGAGCTTTATATATTCTGCAATTTGGTTGAAGTGATGCAGTACATCCGCTTACTTCACTTCTCAGCTATTCTATTGCAAAGGCTTCATCTACTGCGTATGGATCTTCTTTTCTGCCGGCAGTTCTTAGGCTATTTTTATATTGACCTCCAGGTTTCCACTGGCTTACGGCCTCCTTCTGGCTGGTATCACAGCAACCAGATATCTGCACTGGCCCCTGGTGTTGGCGTGTCTTCAATGGCATCATGGGTCTTGTGcacgtcttcctcttcttcaacGTCAAAGATGGACCATCACGTTTCCGCATGGCCAGTTTTTATGCAGTAAgtcttttgctgttatttttaaaTCACTCATTTTTGCTGTTTGATCCCAGTGCAGTTTTTCTGTATGTTGTTCTGTATTCCGTTCACAGCTTTGTCTTTTTTGACTTACACAAAGAGCAGCAGGCACACACAGATACACTCACGCAGGCAGATGCTTTGCATTGTCATCCTCACCTCTGCGTCCTTTGCTTATAGTGACGTAAAGCTGTCTGCAGATGACTGATGATGTgcccttctctctctcctcctttagTTCATGCTAGTAGAGAACGCCACTTTGCTGCTGACCGCCTCCGACTTCCTCAGCGAAGCATCATGGGACAGTCTGACCCTTCCCACCACTGTGCTGTGTAGTTTTCTCCTTGGTGGGTGACCTTTCTTTTTGTGCTGACTTTGTCTTGTTTGAGACATGGAATATTCTGTCCTGCTTCACTATTTTGTTATTGAGAGATATGTTTATTATAGGACAGAAACCTCATTATTTGTGATCATTAAGGAcataacaaaaaatatggaaCTGATTAGTGAAAATCTCTTTGATGCTTAGAATAACAAAAACTCCAGCATATTTTTTATAACATTCTCCATAAAAAGCACCATTTAGTCAATATGGGGTGGTATATTTACCCATCCTCcacctgtattttctgttttcctgttgtttcaGGGCGTTGACATCAGGGCAGCCTGTAACAgaatcacagtgtgtgtgtgaaaaaaaaacaatatagaaAGATATATACAGCTCTTTCACCTTTCTGCTCTCCTCTCTTTCTGCATAGCTCTGTCTGAATGTGAAAACTCTGGATAaagcacacacttacacacagaaCATTCCGTACTACACACACTTTGACAGCATTTTGAGAGGAGAGTCAGTTTAAACAGCACTGTTAACAAACACAGATGAGAAACGTCACATATGTTGCCTTTAAGAAACAGAATGTTTTCTCTTTATCTTATTATTTCTAATAGTGCACGGAGTTAATGAACTGAAGATttcaatagataaataaatgaatcaacaAAATAGCTCCCTAATGTTTTATGACGTGAATTAAGTAAAAATGAAGTAACCAATAAATCATATTTCTTAATGAGATGTGTTTTAGAAAGAAATGATGCTGAATCCAAGCAGACAAGGGTGTGGTTaatggctaaaaaaaaaacaaaaaaaacatgctaacaataattaaaaaatactGAATATCTGATTTGATAATTACCCCTAACCAATGCAATATCGGAATAAAAATAATGAGACGAGTCAACAATGCTTGAAACTTCACAATGATGAGAAATAGTTGATCACGTTACAGATCTAAAATAAAACATTAGTGCTATTGAGCTCCTCATTTCGataacatacagtcatggaaaaaattattagaccacccttgttttcttcaatttcttattgcAATGATACCTTCAATAATTTGCAGAGCAGAACAATGTACAGTAGTTTCTCTTGAAttgttgttttccaattcattgCACTTTTTACCCAGGGTATTATGAAAACATGAGGGGTAAACTTGTCTCTGTCTGATCTTCTCAGGTGCTACCTCTCTTGTTCTGTACTACCGGTTCCTCCACCCCAAGTCAACAGAGATCTCCCAGGGCTCCCACCATAACCACATGGGCAGCACTTGCATAGAACAAGGGGAGTCGTCTTTCTCCCTCGGAGACAAAAGCCTGCCAGCTCCCTCCATTCAAAACCACGGCAGCTTCTCCCTCTCAGGTGTAGCTGGTTCTCTACTGGAGCACCCAGGAACCTGTGGTGGCAGACCCAACAGCTCCTGTCCTTGTTATCATCACCACTGGCTCCTGATCCGGCTGGCCCTTAAAACTGGGGACCTGGGTAAAATCAACAGGGCGTATGGGGCAGGTGGagcggcggccatattggatatGGAGGAATACAACCAAGAGTTTAAGAGTAATGAAGGAATGACTATCACAGCAGGAGGCAGCTGTGAGGGAGTCTCCACATCTGAGTCTCAGGGGAAGGGTCTTGCACCCCTCTCAGACTGCAAAGATGAATTCCAAAGTGTAAGCGAACCAACTTCAACCGAGCAACcaggagaagaagatgatagtCTGGAGATGGAGAGCCCGCTGGAGTCACCCACATCAGATTTCAAACGAAGCTCACCAGAAGGAAAATCTGTATTTGGAGACAGCCCGGAGCCGTATTTCTGCCCTACTGAGTCAAGTTCAACCCTGTATTTCAGTGCTGATCCTCAGTCTCCAAGTAGTGCGAGCAACCCCCGTTTGGACCGTGACATTGGGGGCCTAGAACAGGGCGTACGCCTCAACTCCATCCCTAGTGATCCAGCACTTCACAGAGATGTCCGTGGGCTCATGGGCCGAGTCGGGCCACGTTGTACTTCCACTCCCAAATTAGACTCTGGAGTGCTTGATTCCTCATCTAGTGTTCCTCATCTCACAGGTCCCCGGAGGCAGCTTATAATGTCCCGGAGAGATGAAGATGATAACTTCTAGCTTTCTTATGATAGCATCAGGGAAAGTGTAACAGCAGCTTATCCAAAATTTAAGCAGTACACCAGCTTTTCTATCTGGTTCTTTATGTAGAAGAAACTGGCAGATATCTTACTTTAATACACTGTGGGGCATATGCTAAGCGATCCTGTACTCTAATTCTAAACCATTTTAAAAGTACTATGTTGCCTAAATGCTGGACACACAGAGGTGAAACCTGGCATAAAAGCCACAAAGTAGTATTTGGAGCTCAGACACACCTACAACCTACTGGCTAAAATGtgtattcagttagttttagtagCACTTAATTTAAAGGATATACTGTGCAAAACTGGGTCTGCCAGATTGTAATTATATATTAATGAAGCAGTCATGAGTTATATCGAGAAACATCATAAGATATATGCAGCTGCTGTGTAATCTCTAAAGAAATGCAACCTTTTTAAATATTATGCACTTTACTTAAGTGCACAACAAAAGCACTTAAGTAAATAGAGGACTTATTCCAAGATCGAATTGGACATAAGTGTCTGAGTTcagaattgttcttatttttcagCATAAGCCAGAGCGCTACTGGCCTTTTGAAAGCACAAATATGTACTATACGTATACAGCTGTGATTTTTTTGTTATTCGTACTAAGGAATAATatgctgtatttttttgtataatcATGTTGACTGGCATTGCTTTAAACAAAGTCAGTGTGTAAACTTGGCAAactgtatttgatgtttttttacaTGTTGACCATGTAATTGTTGAAATGTTTCTGAAAAACTGTCTCAGGCACTGGCAGCTTTCACATGTCAGTTGTGAAAATGAACAGATGCAAATTAAGTACTTGTAGTGACTTTTTTATGTGCTATTGATTGCTCTTTGTAAGGGATTTTATTCATTGCTGTTCTGTAAAGGGATGGAATTCATTAACAAAGCAGTGAAACTGTACTGGGTTTTCTTTTtgcctacatcaggggtgtcaaacatgcggtctgggggccaaatgctgcctgccaaagggtccagttcggcccctgggatgtttttgccaagtgcaaaaattccagtcttgaactgaattaagtaaaaaaaaaaatttagcttgaattaaggaaaaaatcttgaattaagccaaaaaaaaaaattcaattaagtaaaaaaaaatcttcaattaagcaaaaaaaatattcaattaagcaaaaaaaaaaaatcttccgttaagtaaaaaaaatcttcaattaagccaaaaaaaaaatcaa
It contains:
- the xkr5a gene encoding XK-related protein 5a, which gives rise to MISAAGAVGRRMPSAARRSGCWIAWCQAVLLGMSALVIVAERSALIYCIGFYLWNEETQWAGLTLGLFLPGTAVQLLSVKWYYDDGDDRRCYLSVIHILHLGIFKRLWDCMRSVLHMHDSVAELGASVMQQADVAALWLLEALVLTLPQSLLQAYVVVSTDVGIDSPVAYCCGLCVLSISWALVLYSRACCLIRPGHLAMPPAALLCQLVWRAGMLGARVTCLMFFARVFNWWVCGVAGFHWLTASFWLVSQQPDICTGPWCWRVFNGIMGLVHVFLFFNVKDGPSRFRMASFYAFMLVENATLLLTASDFLSEASWDSLTLPTTVLCSFLLGATSLVLYYRFLHPKSTEISQGSHHNHMGSTCIEQGESSFSLGDKSLPAPSIQNHGSFSLSGVAGSLLEHPGTCGGRPNSSCPCYHHHWLLIRLALKTGDLGKINRAYGAGGAAAILDMEEYNQEFKSNEGMTITAGGSCEGVSTSESQGKGLAPLSDCKDEFQSVSEPTSTEQPGEEDDSLEMESPLESPTSDFKRSSPEGKSVFGDSPEPYFCPTESSSTLYFSADPQSPSSASNPRLDRDIGGLEQGVRLNSIPSDPALHRDVRGLMGRVGPRCTSTPKLDSGVLDSSSSVPHLTGPRRQLIMSRRDEDDNF